Genomic segment of Malus domestica chromosome 15, GDT2T_hap1:
AATTTCGAAGAGAAAGCAGTGGCAATAATTAAAAGACTGGTGAATTTACTTCAAGAATTTTTTCTTGTGCTAAATAAGGGTTTCGATCCATAGATAAGCgaaatgatatgattaaaagATCAAGAGCAAAGACGAGGACTGGATGTGGTGCTCATATGGGAGTTAGGTTGGATAAGCGTACTAggatatttatatttatacttGTGCTAAACAACATAATCATCCCTAGTAAAGAAAGAATATGTTCATATGTTACCATCCCACCGAAAATCACAGCATCACAAGCCACTCAAGTAGACTTGGCTGAAAAAACATGGGGATTCCACTTAAGTTGgctgaaaaaaatggggattccACTTAAGTTGACTTATGAGTTAATAAGCAAACAAGCAGGTGGAGGAGAATCTTTGGAATGTATTAAGCTGGACCAAAAATATTATCATGGAACCATActtggaaataaaaaaatggcATACGGAGAAGTTGGAGCCGTGCTACAGTACTTTTCCAAACAAACTTCTATGTGTTGTAGAGATAATGGGTGAATGAATGCccaccaaggtataaaatatcgatgatatcggaaatatcgagaGTTCAAAAAAACGGAAATTTCAAtgaaatatcaggatattatcgatatcaataaaaattgaataaaaaccatggaaattgtaagaaaaacttggaaatttttattgaaactttgcaggatgtttatttagtcaattatctattagtttatcacaacaaattggaaggaaatgcattgcatgatagatataactaatttaagttgattatatagtgagctgacaaacattgtgagtatagaaaatatgtaataattaatgaaagaagtttaaacacactataatcatttatatataatgaattagtacaatattttacactttatacattgcatggtaagatacataagtgacttagcaaagtctaaaatatcgatgatatcagaaatatcggtagtccaaaaacacggaaatttcgatggaaatatcgagatattatggatattttagactatGATGCCCACTCAAAGAAATGAGACTTGGGAATAGTGTTTGTTTGAAACTTTCAAAATGTAATCATTCCTCATTTGTAAGGTTTCACGAAAGTgactctataaatagagcactccgTGTGCTATTGAGACGCACTgcgaaagaaagtaagagaaaTAATATCAGTATCCCTCACTCTCTTTATCTACCATGCAATAATGTGTTATAGCTACTAAAGTTATAATGTGATATTTTGCACCTGTTTCGCTCCTGTCCTTAGAaatgttatctctctaacttttgcctatttataataCGTTATCAGCATGACTCTCTAACCTTAAATAGTTCACATCTCCCTtaaccgaaagaaaaaaaatgcttcTTTTaaggtttttcttgtttttctttttcttcttctgcttcATCTGCGTGATGCATCCTCACGATGAACTGCTAGCACCATGCCTACTTCTCGTTCTAAATTTAACAgttacttatatctttgatttatTGTTTGGTGCAATTCCTGGTTTCTAATCCAgtgtttatttatgttaattttactgtaatccaagatggtgcggtataatcgctcatcttgaactgcaaatttaatcttactgcaatccaagatggtgcggtatcatcgcctatcttggactgcagatctaattttactgcaaattttaggtggaacagtataatcgcccaccctaccctacatatttaaatttgcatgttgtttaatttcattgcaattttaggtggtgcggtataatcgcccacatTGCTCTgcgtatttaaattttcctgctgTTTAAGTGGTGCGGAATAATCGCTCATCCTATGCTTATTTCGATGAGAATAGTGAGGTACAATCGCCCTTCTCATTAATCATGAAAATCTCGAGCTtgaagtttcgagtgcttatcatttttGGCTTGAAgatcaaaaatgaaaaatttgtaagaaccagaagttctagcACTACACTTCCCaggaatacatattattgcaagttcttacccatctcatttttcttttagaaaagaaaatggcgaacttggcaaagcttgattttgctgccTTGGACATTATTGGGAAAaattaccttacctgggtactggataccaagatccatctagAAGCAtgaaatcttggagataccattagggaagagaacaactcatcctctcaagatcgggcgaatgccatgatctttattcgtCGCCATCTTGATGAGGAACTAAAAAGCGAATACTTAATGGTTGAAGATCCATTAGCTCTATGTAATGCATTGAGaaacagatacaatcaccagacaacggtgattcttccaagagcTCGCTATGAGTtgactcacctaaggatccaaaatttcaagttagtggctgagtacaattctgcgttgttcataattacctctcagatgaagctcTGTGGAGATACTGTTACTGAGGAAGATatgctggaaaagactttcagcacatttCATGCCTCTAACGTGCTCCTGCAGCAGCGATATAGAGCGCGAGtcttcactgaatacaaccagtTGATATTTGTGCTTTTGGCAGCTGGACAAAATAATGAGCtactgatgaaaaatcatcagttCCGACTTACTGAATCTGCACTATTCCCAGAAATGAATGTTGTTTCCCTCGAAGTAAACGCCACATCCTCTGGTGGCGATAATCATAAATGAGGACGTGGCCATAAGCAAGGTTAGTGGAACAGGAAATGCAAGAACCATGGTGGTCAGTctcacaaccaggttccaaggcAAAATTCAGGCCCGAGCTTTAAAAATGGaaatcgccacaaaggcaaagctcGTATGAACAATGCTCCTAGAAACTCTGATGAAgcctgccataggtgtggtggcgaTGGGCATTGGGTGCGTACCtgtcgtaccccaaaacatctggtGGATCTATATCAAGCATCCCTtaaggagaagggtgtcgagacTAATTTCCTCGACCAGGCTAGaccaatggatatacctgaCCCAATGTGTAACTTATCAGGACAATTGAACACAACCCACCTAGATGTCTCGAACTTCATTCTGGAAATGGGGAATGAAGTGTATCGGTCCGAATGAATCATTTATGTTTGCTGTACTTTTATTATTATGAACTTGTAGTTTAAAACCAGCATTTCAATTAAATAAAACTGGCATTTAAATTTTCTGTTATAAATTGTTTGTTAACTATGATTCCATTTACTCAGaaagcatggataaaaattGTGATTATTCTCAAAACTTGAGAAATGGCGgagatatttgtcttgcagacagcGCAACCACACACACAATACTTTGTGATTGAAAGTATTTCTCAAGCTTGATGCTTACAAGAGTAAGGGTAATAACAATATCAAGCCAATCAGAtataattgaaggctcagggaaagcccagattatgttaccaaatggaacaatattgtccatacagaATGTATTGTATGTTACTCGatctactcgaaatttgttgagtttcaaagacatatgtttaaatggataccacattgaaacgaaaagtgcatAAAATGTGaagtatctatgcattacctccaatgatacccagaagcgtatattggagaagttgcatgatttgtcgagtggattgtattatacatacataaggacaattgaatcacatactgtcatgaaccagaagttcattgattcaaaagtttacatgctttggcatgaccgtctgggTCATCCAAGGtccaccatgatgcgtaggatcattaccaactctaatggacattcattattgagcagaGACATTGttatctcaaatgataacccttgcaaggcttgttctcaagggaagttgctaattagaccatcacaactaaaggttgatgctgaatccccatcatttttgcaaagaattcaagggaatatatatggacctattcaaccatcttgtggaccatttagatattttatggttttggttgatgcatctaccagatggtcacatgtttgtctcttgtcgactcgaaatgtagcttttgcgagacttcttgctcagataattaagttacgagcacagttcccagattaccccattaagtcaatccgaatttacatctcaaacctttgataATTACTGCATGAcgttgggcattgatgttgaacaccatgttcctcatgtccatactcaaaatggtttagtagAAGCATGGATCAAACGGCTTCAGTTAATAGCTTGAACTCTgctaatgaaaacaaaattgctagtttctgcatggggacatgccatcttacatgatgcatcattggttcgattgAGACATATaaccaaccaccaatactcatcagtacaactcgtgtttgggcatcagccaaacatttcacatttacgagtttttggttatgctgtttatgtgcctattacACTGCCGTAACGCACTTAAATGGGACCTTAGCgtagactgggaatttatgtgggttttgattcaccatctatcattagatatttggaacccttgacaagtgatatgtttacaactcgttttgctgattgtcactttgatgagacagttttcccatcattagggggagaaaataccATTCCAAAAAAATGACAagagctgacatgggttgtacccaccttatctcattttgatccacgtaGCActtaatgtgaaaatgaagtgaatgatcgttcatcttcaaagtattgccaataaaatgccagatgcatttaatgatgctatgaaagtgacaaaatcacatataccagctgtaaatgcacctgcaagaattgatgtctctgttggacaaaataaagttgCGGCGAATGATTCATCTAGTGCATGCCTGAAGCTTGGTAGACCCCcaagttcaaaagattcagcccctcgaaagagaaagacaagagcacagctgaatccaaatgaaatcattctggaagagagaatgaatgacaaatccacaattcatgattctggacttccaaaaaaagaaaatgtccttgatgagacacatgtccctgaaAAGACAACAGtacatgaaagaaaagaaatctccataaattatgcatgtactaatgaattgtgggatcagaATTAAATAATCATCGATGATATGTTCGCATTCGTAGTAGCCTTTGAAATCATATTAaatgatgatattgagccccgctctATTGATGAATgtaaacagagacaagattggcctaagtggaaagatgcaatccaggcagaattaaattcatTGGAAAGGTGAAttgtttttggaccagtagttCAAACTCCGCCTAATGTAAATCCCGTGGGCTACAAATAAGTATTCACAAGAAAACGCAATAAGAAAAACGAGATTTTAAGATACAAAGCACGACTCGTAGCACAAGGCTTTTCAaaaagacctggaattgattatgaggagacgTATTATCCTGTAATGGATGCAATTACATTCAGTTACTTAACAAGTTTAGTGGTTTCAGAAAagcttgacatgcgacttatggatgtcatcactgcgtatctatatggagaattagatactgataTATACATGAAGGTCCCAGAATGACTTAAGTTGCATGAAACAACTAACAAACTACGAGGTATGCTCtcgatcaaattaaggcgatcaatGTATGAgctgaaacaatctggacgaatgtggtataatcgtctcagtgaatatttgatcaaagaaggatATATCAATAATGTCATTTGCCCttatgtgttcattaagaaatccaattttggatttgctatagtggcagtatatgttgatgatatgaacctagttggaactcctgaagagctcaataaaactactgaatatctgaaaagcgaatttgaaataaaagaccttgggaaaacaaaatattgtctcggcctgcagatcgagcattttgctaatggaattttggtccaccaatcaggttaaatttgaaaaaaaatcctgaagcgatttggcatgaACAAGGCTTAACCACTCAGCACGCCAATAGTCGTtcgttctttggacattaagaaagatccattccgtccaaaagaagatgatgaaatggtctttggtccagaagtaccatatctgagtgcaataggtgctttattgtatttagcacaatgtactataccagatatagctttttcagttaacttgttagcaagatatagctctgctccaacaattcgtcattggaaatgagtcaaagatgttttgcgataccttcgtgggacaacagaatgggtctcttctactcaaAGAAATCCACAAATGACTAGATCCTTACTGGATATGCAGATGTTGGTTTCCTTTCTGATCCGCATAAAGCTCGCTCACAAACTAGATATGTGTTCAAGAATGAAGATACAACAATCCCATGTtgctcaacaaagcaaacattagttgctacatcttcaaatCACTCAGAAGtacttgctttacatgaagcaagtcgtgaatgttcttggttaagatcaatgatccattatatccggaattcatgtggtctaccttcgAAGACAGACAAtccaactgtcatccatgaagataatgcagcatgtgttgcccaaatgaaggaagaatTCATTAAGGGCGATAAATTAAACAtatatctccaaagtttttcagtgcacatgagcttcagaaggctaaagttattgaaatCAGACAAATTCGTTCCAATAAAAATCTGGCTGACCTGTTTACCAagtctctaccaaagtgcacatttcagaagttAGTGCAGACATAGTATCGGATTATGTCAACTTACCAATTAGCTAAACTTGAAGAATGCGAAATCAGAAGGAGATAAATATCAGGGGGAGCATTCATGATACATgcttgttgtactctttttccttcgactaggagttttcccactgggtttctCCTATCAAGGTTGTgacgaggcaacataagcatacttGACAGTATATCAACAATTCAGGTAAAgttgtactatttttccttcgttatggttttttttcccactgggtttttccaagcaaggttttaacgaggcaactgatgttgatatgtgggcatccaaggggaaGTGTTGTAGAGATAATGGGTGAATGAATGCCcactaaaaaaaaatgagacTTGGGAAGAGTGTTTGTTTGAAACTTTCAAAATGTAATCATTCCTCATTTGTAAGATTTCACGGAAGTGACTCTATAAATAAAGCCTTCCATGTGCTATTGAGACGCATTgcgaaagaaagcaagagaaaTAATATCAGTATCCCTCCCTCTCTTTATCTATCATCATTTTTGTGTTATAGCTACTAAAGTTATAATGTGATATTTTGCACCTGCTTCGCTTCTGTCCTTagaaaggttatctctctaacttttatcTATTTATAACACTATGAACCATATATACTTGGAAAAAGAATTGGATCGACCATTTATCGTGTTTGTTGGCTGTAATCATCACAAGAAGTTCGCTGAATTTGGAGCAGCTTAAACCAATCTGCACAACTTGCAATTTAAACCAATTCATGCCAAGGTAGAGAAAATCAAGTAGAAGGTCCAAAGTTCATGTTCTGAAGGTAAACATAAACCAATTCATGGAAGCAGATGAGAATGCGAGGCTTTGTAATACCAAAAGGGAACGACATCTTCCAAATATCCACATGTGGGCTGTGGCCTCTCATATCGTTGAAGCCGTCCAAGTTAAAGAGAAGGTTGGAAATTGGCCAGGTGGTGCTGGGATAAGGGTTGTGGGTAAGGTGATggttagggatgggcaaaatacacatgggtttgggtaaccgtggttacctgcccatttaaagttcacggttacggttatgaaTAACCGTTTAGACGAACAAATgattatgggtataaccgtttatctgtgaaatttaaatggacggttatgCGTATTACCCAAGGTTATAATGTGCATCaatcggttatgggtattatccgcggttataacggatatccatttacccatttaatttaatatatgtaaaattaaaaaaaaattaaaaaccttaaattttcaatttctctGCCAGAGTCTGAAACGCCCCGTCCTCGCTCATCTCTCACCTCCGCCgccctctctctcatctctgccgctcatctctctctctctctctcaagattCTTACCTCGAAAAGTGTCTCCTTATgttcccctcctcctcctcctcctcccctctctctctctctctctctctctctctcggtttctCTTTGGTTTCAGTTCCCatattttcttgcattttctcaaatttaatttgtttctttttaacTCTTATTCAGTGCTGGGTTTTGATTGTTCATTATTTCAAGTTTCATGAATTGGGTTTCACCAAGAATTGCgatatttttatgaatttttgtgCTTTAGCAATTGATGAAGCTTGAATTTCTATATAATTGATTACGTGTTAAAGAATAATCatactctttttttcttttgttaatggAGAAAAAGGGTCTTGATATGATTTTTAGATGTTCAATTTATGCTAGACAACCTTCTAACTTTGTATTTTATAGGATTAAGTAATATGTTTTCTATGGTTGATGAGCTAAAATGTCGAAAAATGGGTCTTCGTTAATGTTGTATATGCTGTGAAACAAAATGCACTGTGTGACTGTGATGTTTAGTCGTCTATCGAGCCTTCGAAATCCccgaattttgtaatttttaagttgttaaaaaaaaaacatgtagattGGTGAAAAAAGAGGTAAATGGGTtaaaaaag
This window contains:
- the LOC139191703 gene encoding uncharacterized protein, yielding MVEDPLALCNALRNRYNHQTTVILPRARYELTHLRIQNFKLVAEYNSALFIITSQMKLCGDTVTEEDMLEKTFSTFHASNVLLQQRYRARVFTEYNQLIFVLLAAGQNNELLMKNHQFRLTESALFPEMNVVSLESHNQVPRQNSGPSFKNGNRHKGKARMNNAPRNSDEACHRCGGDGHWVRTCRTPKHLVDLYQASLKEKGVETNFLDQARPMDIPDPMCNLSGQLNTTHLDVSNFILEMGNEVYRSE